The DNA region TCAAATGGTAATAGAataatgaaaaggaaaataatgTCAACTGTAGCCTCTAAGACATGCGCTAGCTAGCATAATCAGACATGCAGCATGATAATATATTTTTGAGGTGCTATGATTTCAGCCATATAATACGTTTGACTTTAGAATAGCAGTGCTATAATTAAATTTACAAGCAATTTCAACGGTACAAGCTAAATGGTTCGGTGTTAGTTATGAGTTGAGTTAATGTGAAAATACATTTATCTTAACGTGAATTTTGTggtattcatatttttttttgggtgtgaTACCCACATTAGGTGATTTAATAGACTAATGACATGTTGTAATTGAATTTATAATTCTCAATGTTATAATTCTAGTCTCAATAGTACTCTCATTCATTGGGCAACTCAACTGTCCCCCAACGACCTTTGTTGACGTCCACCACAACCTTGCAGAGGTTGCAGTGAATCTCGACCCTAACATTGAGTCTGAGCAACACGATTTCAATCAAGGGAGAGGCTTAACACATATCTAATCGACGCCATTAATCTTAAGGTACATTATTGAGAAAATACAATTGCTGACTCATGTGatacatgagtctttattaCTATGTTAACTCATTTATGGTACTATACCTTGACCTTAGTTACCACAGCAAGCACATTATCTTAATCGAAGAGTTTTGATGATGTCTTGTCTTAAATTGAGTGTTAATGTCCGTTAAAACTAGCATTAATTTGTACCTAGATCCAAACATGCTTTAATTTCAATTCGTAACATGAAAAAACTATACAAGCAGAAGCATTGTCTTAATTAGAAGAACATGGCAAGTAGACAGTAGTGACACCTTGATGATATTATAGAAGATTAGAAGTTATAACTTCCCTGAACTATcagattttttcttttggacaactttttttgttgttgtaaatCTTTTGGTCAACCCTGAACTTTCAGATTATGATGCCAGAAATCACGAATACCACAAAAGTGGCTATGGCCCAACCTAGCCTTCACACAAGCCTCTTGTGCATATAACTCTTTacagcttttttttttgtcgaataCCTTAACAGCCTTAAAGCTTCGATATATTTGAGATGGGTTTTAGGGTGTTGAATTTCTCAACTCACACTAAAATGTTTTGGCACCCTCTTTAACATTCCAAAATTTAAATCTTAAATGGTAAAGTGGAGGGTGCGAATTTTAACACCctgagttttattttattttggttgaGTTTGAGATGGGTTAGGCCCAACAAACTCACTGCCGGGCCAGGTGACCAATTTGTTTGGCACGGCTATACGACTTGTTTGCAAGTTACAGTTCAGTTTGGCCCAAAACAAATGATACTAGTTCACAAAACGATGTGGATTGATAAAGGTTGAGTAGAAAACACAGTGTTTCCCTTGCTACCCTTTGCTCAGTCAGCAGGCCCATagtgtttttattgtcattATTAGGGGCTCTGTAGTAAAGACTGAGGAGTTCTAggcttttttttggtcaaaggagTTCTAGGCTTTAGTGAAGCCTTTAATTTGTTGTAATTTCGTGGGCCTGACCCTTTTTATCAATGCAAGTACGTACctacgacaaaaaaaaaacacacaaaaaaaaaacaaaaggaggtgaccaaaaaaagaaataaaaatgccatacaaatcaaaattaaataaaatcattTGATATTGGGTTCGAAGGGCCCATATAAAGAAGGGCATAGCCCTATTGTCTATTTGTTGTGCTACACATTATTGGTAATCAACTAattatatcatttttttatatgagaaaaatatacttttaataaaattgtaaatatTTTTCACACGGTCATCCAATCATATTTCAAATacattatataataatttttatttaattttattgattagttgattttgaaatttaattagttaatcGTGTAAAATAAACAATGATTTATTGGTAGTGAACTTGAAATAAGTTTCCTTTTCTCCTATTACATAGGTAATTTTTTTACTATTGatgtaattttttataatttaaaaaatgaactaatttataaaagtgagaaataattttaactcaATCACAAAAAATGTGGGAGTCAGGACGAAAGGTTACTATCATAAAACCCATAAACCCTGAGGTGAGATCTCATGAACCAAAAAAATCCAAAAGAAAGAGATTTGAAAATGATACTCTAACTTGTGGGGTGCAAAAAGGGAATGGTATGCCATCTCGTTGTCAATATCATAATACTTTGcggtttttcaattttcatgttTATCTCTTTGTGTCTATCTATATCAACACTTTTGCCACAGACACAGACCTACCTATTCTTCATTCTTATATCCAAACTCAAATAATATTTTAGTCAatgttcaaaaaaataaaacatttcaGTATTCATCCCTATATTTTGTTTTAGACTTCCTTTCTTTCATACTTCTATAATTTCTGTTATTTCCTGCAGTTTTTTTGgcaaatttttattaaaaatccgcagaaaactcattttcttttttattcccCTACAAATTTTTAGTCATTGGAAATACTTTCGTGGATAATTTTAGTAGACATCTTTTATCATACTACTGACCCATTGAACCCTCAACCAATTGCAAACCCTTCCCTCGCACTCCAACTATTTGGCCTAAGTCTTTTCTTACAAAGCGAGCATTGTAGGAAGTGTTTGCTAGTAATGATGACTAATTAACCAGATAGTTAGTTGGGACTTATGCTTGATAAGGTGAAACTGAAATGTATGGCCATGTACGTGATGAAGGTAGCTATAGGTTTGGGTTCTTACACGATAGTCCATTTACTAGTACTAATTAAGCATGGTTTTCTATTTTTgcgttattatatatatttgcaTACTTTTGTCAACGTGGTTTTAATCATAAGGTATACTATATAGTCTTGCTTGTTTAGTTAAGGGCCACACCTTTACTTAAAGGGCAATAAAAATTAGTTGgttaattgattttgtttgactttgatttccTCCCAAAAATCTAGAAGAAACCACAGTTAAGACAATAAGATCGATCGGGAATAGCTGTTGTTCTGTTGGACGGGTTAAATGAAGAACCGTTCAAGTGTCAAGTTTATTTGAAATTGAAGGTCGTCGAAGAAATAGCGAGTCAACtcgaattaaaattaaagttatTGAATCGGTCATATTCAATTTGAACGGAtgatactctttttttttttgttccatCGGAAAATCACACAAACAAGCAAGAAAAATTAGCTAATCCCCAACTTATCCCGAAGGATAAAAGGTTCTAACTCTGCATAGGGCGAGTTCAGCACTTGAACCCTTAGACTTTGCTCCGAGGCTGCAAATTTTGCCATATGGTCCGCTGAAGAGTTACAGTCACGAGGAACTCGAGTCAATCTAACTTCCCAATTTCTCTTGATCAGCTCCCTAATCTCAGAGAATTCCATGACATAGTTTCCTGCTACCTCATCATCGATCGCTGCTAACAGATCTTCACTATCCACTTCTGCTAGAACTCGTCTGTGACCTCCATCCCAAGCCAGGCGAAGACTGTCCAGGAGGGCGAACATTTCAGCCAGCAAGGGATTTCCTTCAGACTCATGACGGATCACCCCTTGAAGCCAATTCCCTTTGTTGTCACGGAGCAAACCTCCGCTGCCCATGGCGTTAACATTCTCCTTGTAGCTGCCATCCGAATTGAGTTTAATCCAACCAGCTCCCGGAGGCTCCCACACCCTAGTCAACCTGTTGCATGCATGCTCTTTGTGTCTGTTGAGGGTGGACACAAATTCATCATGGTCGTGGCACACCTTTCGCCACGCAACTTCAAGGGTCCAAGGCTCCATGTCGAAAAGCATGTTGTTCCGCCATCTCCAGTTTCCCCAGGCTCCTGCCAGAAATCTCGAGCACTGAGAACTCGATACCATTCTCCGAATCCAACTCCCCACATCTGGCAAATTAAAACCTGGCCAAGCCCAAGCACCCAGCCACATCCAAAGCTCCCTCGCATGAGCACAGTCACGTAAGCAGTGAAGGTTGTCTTCCTCCGGGCACGAGCAGCGGGGACACGCCGGCGATGGAGCAAGACTGCAGCGAAAGCGTTTTCCATTGGTGGGGATAACATCCTGAATCACTTGCCATATAAACATACGAATTTTCTCTGGGCAGTTAAGTTTCCAAATCCAAAGCCAGTCGCCATCTCCAGCCTGGTGACCTCTATCTTTGTTATTAAGCCACATATAAGCCTCTTTGACAGTATAGTAACCTTTGCTCCCTTGCCACCAAGACCACACGTATCACCCTTATTCATATGAAGCTGAGGTTTTATCAATGCCAGGGAATCTTTGAAATGCGGAGGAATTTCCGTATAGACTTGATCAAGGTTCCAGTTTCCATTAACTATCAAGTCTGCCAGTTGGATATCAGTGTCTGCAATATTGACAAACAACACCTGTTCTGCCAGCTTTCCTCTCCCATTCCAGTCCGAGTACCAGAAAGAGGATGATCCATTGCCTAGTTTGTATCTAAATCCGTCCTGGAGTTGGTCACGAGCTTTAAGGATTCCTCGCCAAATCGGCGAGTCCGTTGGTTTAGCCTTTACCTGCAAAAAAGATTCACTGTGAATGTATTTGTGTTGCATGACACGCACCCACAACTTCTTTGGATGAGCTAGCATCGCCCAAGCCGCTTTGCCCATCAAGGCAGTATTTGATATCGTCATCTCCTTCATACCCAGTCCTCCCTGTTTCTTCTCCAAGGTTAAGGTGGACCAACTAGCTCTATGCCAACCACGAGTTCCCCCACCCTTCGCCCAAACAAAACCACGCATTGTCTGGTTCAACTTCTGGAGCACGTTCCTAGGAATCCAGAACACTTGCGTCATGTAGCTTGGAATTGAGGCCATCATTGAATTAGCCAAGCAAACCCGGTCTGCCATGTTAAGGAGGTTGGTCTTCCAAGAGGCCATCTTTCTATTGACATTCTCCAGCAGGAAGTTAAAATCACTGCTTTTCATCTTGCCCCCAGTCAAAGGAAAACCCAGGTACTTGCCTAGGTCCATAACAAGAACGGATGATACTCTAAACAAACAActtgttttaaatttaataaattattatattttactCAATTAAATGTATGATAGAGTTAGAATATTTCCTCATACACATGGACTATTGTTATTTAATCTTTTTCACTGTTCATTTTTATAGATCTTAGCAAAAATGAATGATATAGAATTAGTGCATACAAATAAAATCGATTAGTTAAAAAAATGGTATTATTTAGTATTATTCattaaaaattagtaaaaatattgataatttaaataaaactaGGCTTTTGGTGAATATTTTTAACATTTATTCCTTAATTACATATTGATTTAAGATACTATGTaatattttcctttctttcctcTTATTCCTGCTCCATTTTCGATCGATTTAGGGATACTATTTTCCCTGGGAGAATGTTTTGTAATCATATATATGTTGATGTCTACattcatatttaaatataagagaaaaggagaaagaaaagaaaagtgatagaaaaataaatataattaacaaaagatgaagtgtatatatattatatattaaaggTTTGAGAGTCTAAAAATAATGATCATATTCCatcattcagaatctcagtgtGGTATATATACCCTTCATTTTGGGACCATGTTTcttgattcttttcttttttatatatagaGATAGAGATGGTATGTACATAAAATCCCCTAAATCATATTTGAGGACGGGGTGGAGATCATACTACCCATCCCTACAAGAAATCCGAACAATTAAACTAAAAAAACATGACTGATCACGTACATATACAAACTACTTTAATTTTTTCCTTAACAAGTGATGATTAATGTATTatacttaaaaaaatatttagaaatTTGCTCCTTTCTTAATTCTTACATAGTTTCGTTTATTATTTACTTTAAAAACTACTAGTAATTAAATTTCTAATTCAATCTTCCATGTTGATGATGACCCTTCATGTGTCCCTCCCAAGAGTCTCTTGaacttttttttcctctttctaATTTATGATTCCAAGAATAAAAAGTTCAAACAAAAAGTAAATACCTCAAGGCAGGTGTCGATAGGAGTTAGTTTCTCACTTCATTTCTTAACTATGAGGTTGTAAGGAGATTCGATAATTGTCCTTTAAAGTGGAGCACATATTGCGGTTATAAGTTTACCGTCTAATGTAAGCATCTAAAGTGAAAGAATTAGTCATTGTTGTCGGCTCGAAAGATTGTTTGTGCTAAAATAAAAGGAGATTATTATGGTCTATGTACAGTCACACGTGCTGGGGTCGTGACAGCCACGCCAGCTAGCAGTTGACCCACATGCTACGTGCTACTGTACCGCTCTCgaaaagttaaaacaaaaattattcttTTCCCTTTTACCATACCAACAAagtagtaaaaatataaatatagaatAGGGGTCTAATCATGTGGACCGTTGACTACAATGTATAGGGTGCACCAAGTTCAATGAAAGGCACTGTTAAAAAACAGCTATTCTTACCTAACTAATCATAGTTGAAATGGATGACGGTTATGAATAAAGGTCGTTAGTCGTTATTGATAGGTTTTACTTACATACGGTGACACGTATCGTATGTTGATACGCATTCGTACTAGAGGAATTCAGAATTTATGTACTTTGCTACATTGGAAATGTATAATGTGAATCATTCTCTGATTGAtgcaaaattaaataatttatttttttcatttcacaTCAATGAATTCAGTATATGTAGAATATGCTTTTCTACTGTGTAGAACCAATCATGATTGCATTCACTGTTTTCTTCACGTATGAAATGAGTAACTAATTCCTATTATTACACTAATTAACATGTGCTAGCAGATTTTCAATTGAAAACAAAgatatgtattttattttattattttggtttatatAGTTTTCTGTCGAGTACGGGCTTTGCACAAATctcaattaaaacttatagTAGTAACTAGTAACTagagaaaatattaaaataaaatggtaAACAAAGAAGGGGGAAATTAATGTCATGAAACATGCCTTTGTGACCTCGTCAAAGCTTTGCCCTGAGCTTCCATGTGTTTTTCACATGTATGGTTCAGAAAAAAAAGTACGTAGCTCAGTAACTTGTCTACTCTACACATCTAAGTCAACTGTCAAGTGTCATGTCGATCTAGTATTTTACATTGATCCTTCTCAAATCTCAATGACGAACGAAATCAGAAGATATTTAACTATCAATATCcacatatttttcatttttatcataTAAAAAGGATAAAATTTAAAGAATTGATTCTTGAATAAATTATTGTAATTGAGCAACAAGCAGAGTGGTTGAACAGATATGGAAGCAGAGTGGAACAATATTATCAAGTCAGAGAAAATTGAAGAGGATTGATACTCAAGTGGGCAAAAGTGGATACCATTGTCCAAAGCATTTGTGTGTTTTACATTACATTACTACCTACGAAATAAAGTCATTGAAATTTCATTCCCCCAAGAAAAAGAGGCTGATTAGGACACCACTTAGGTGGGTCTCCCTTGTACATGGGAACCAATTCACTTCTCAATTCCACTGTGCTGGTCAAATAACAGGAGACAAATCTGCCGTGACTTTGATAAGGCACACCCCCTGTAATGGTGGCTCCTGCATGCTGCCTAGCTATACATTAGCTAGTGAACATCTTTAATAGCGGTTTTATAATTAAAACCGCCGTAATTCGTCTCTCTATTACAGCGGTTTATTGTGGAACCGCTATAAAaagtctttttcttttattcctaTATACCATCACCTACCATGCTAGTTCAGCCATAAAATCAACAATTTCTAAAGCATATCAACCACGTCCTTAACTTCACCTATCTCTAAATCATGAAATTACAAACTATTGTGTATTTTATTGTAAAGTACAGAATTGTAAAGTACAGAAAAAAGAAAGGGTAAAACTTACATGCAGTACCGCAGGTGCAGTACATGTTGTTGCCCAATCAGAATTTGACATATGGCTTTAATTTCTACAACTGTTGTCCCCGTTCAAATAACTTTGACGCCGTTaagcagagaaaaaaaaattcaccttTCAAACCGCTTAAAGGAAAAGTTGTAGCCCCCTCCCCCTGGTCCTGCTCTTCAATCCTTTCTCGAACCTTCTCAAAACTTTGAATACAAATTCTGTTGCATTGATCAAGGTACCAGACACTGTTGCAGGTTTCTTTCCATCAATGACTGCAGCAAGTCCTTGAATTTTCAAGATTTACTTGTTTACAAAATTGAAAAGGTTGATGTCACAGCAAGCACAAGTGAAGTGACCATGGTTTCCCCTGTTGCGAAAGTGGATCTAGAATTCAGTACTCTTTAATTTCAACTTCATGTCAATCAACATTGAATTGAATGGGATCGCTCTCTTATTAACCGGTGGATTTGGGATCCCTCAAACTTGAGCGACCCAATCTCAAATATTGGATTTGTTCCTGCACTTTTTATCCTCTGCATGAATGGTGAAAAAATAATGGTCGATGATAAACAGAACGATAGTTAACAAAACGGAAAGGATAAGAGACACGAAACAATAGCTAACTCAGAGTTAACAGAAATAATCACGGTTGAGTTACTAGATCTAATGTGCAATTAAAGTAACCTAGGTGTCACATTTTTATTGGAGAACAGTACCAACCATACATATGGTACTGTATCTAAGTTTTTCCCAAAAGAAATATGGAATACAGAAAAGTAACTAACCCATAAGCAAGTTTTTAACTGTTGTTAGCAAGTTTTTAAAGGAAGGGGAATCTATGCATGACATGAGAGAGCCCGTTTGGAGCAATTTATTGGCATTCAAGAGAATAAGCTATATTTCCTAGTTCATACCAATAGGTGTAATTTTCAATCGAGCAAAAGTTTCATGCTCTGGCTCTTTCCTCAAAATGTCAGCTGCTATTGGGTCGGGCTGAACACCATGCAGATCACCAGAAACACTATGAGAACGGATCATACTTGAAGCAGTGATTGCCATATGCTCTCCATTAGTATTAACATGATTAGGTAAAGTCTCGTATGGATTTTTACCTTCAGCCCCCTGCATGCATTTCAAAATCAATCTTAAAAGGTAATTCAATTTGTTTACCTTAGTGAATATAGAACACTGCATCATATTAGCACAGCTAAAAAGTATTGAGAGAAAAGCTAGAGTGATTGCAAGCCCAGCAGGAGAGGGAAGGGCAAGGAGGAAAAAAAAGCAGAGAAACAAAGGCCAAGTTACTTATCATCTCAAAACTAAACTTTCTTCTTATATAGAAAATCAAACGAAAAGTAAACTTAATTGAACAAATGCATTGCTTACAACATCTCCATTCGAGTGCAGATATGTAGTATCTAAATTAGCGCTTTCTGATATAATATCTTCGTCATCTGATCCCTCTACGCTTTCAAAGGCACTAGCACTTGCAACAGGAGATTTGGGAGAAGTTGGTCTTAAAATATTCCTCATAAAGGAACCAGTATTCGTAGATTTTCCTGCGAGAAACATATCTTAGTCTAGAAAAAAAGTTGAGATTAACCCATATCTTAGTCTTCTATAACATCTTGTCATCTTCTTCTATCATGTTAACATCATAGAACATAAccaaaacaacaaaaaacagAGCCAATAATAAAAATACACAAGAAAAAATAACAGAATCAATTCATTCCAACCCGTTTGAAATTGACTTCAATGTCTCTAATTACACTAAAAATGTGAAGTGAAAAACCCACACTCCTTAAGTGAGAAATCACAAC from Lotus japonicus ecotype B-129 chromosome 2, LjGifu_v1.2 includes:
- the LOC130735693 gene encoding AMP deaminase-like — translated: MHVEGIPAGLPRLHTLREGKSTNTGSFMRNILRPTSPKSPVASASAFESVEGSDDEDIISESANLDTTYLHSNGDVGAEGKNPYETLPNHVNTNGEHMAITASSMIRSHSVSGDLHGVQPDPIAADILRKEPEHETFARLKITPIEDKKCRNKSNI